In Harmonia axyridis chromosome X, icHarAxyr1.1, whole genome shotgun sequence, a single window of DNA contains:
- the LOC123685959 gene encoding uncharacterized protein LOC123685959 isoform X2 — MLSRLIIFAVDYRILKKPHHLFIGRCFPHYEVLHQEHIVVKNDGRSHVNANIRINIDGPVNITCVSVLDEMEEENAYPSYAGGGVGQNYVAFNVKTQYGRGFHFFVQIFGISTI, encoded by the exons TTGATTACAGGATTTTGAAGAAACCCCATCATCTGTTCATTGGAAGATGTTTTCCCCACTACGAAGTTTTACACCAGGAACATATCGTTGTAAAGAATGATGGCAGAAGCCATGTCAATGCCAATATCAGA ataaacATCGATGGGCCAGTAAATATAACATGTGTATCAGTTTTAGACGAAATGGAGGAGGAAAATGCATATCCAAGCTATGCAGGAGGTGGAGTTGGACAAAACTACGTGGCGTTCAACGTTAAGACACAGTATGGTCGAGGCTTTCATTTCTTCGTCCAAATTTTCGGCATTTCAACCATATAA
- the LOC123685959 gene encoding uncharacterized protein LOC123685959 isoform X1, which yields MKCFLLLTFIFLFAIKRFKCANDTLVNNGKTVITKQNVTAGDATIDYRILKKPHHLFIGRCFPHYEVLHQEHIVVKNDGRSHVNANIRINIDGPVNITCVSVLDEMEEENAYPSYAGGGVGQNYVAFNVKTQYGRGFHFFVQIFGISTI from the exons ATGAAGTGTTTCTTGCTCTTAACATTCATATTTTTGTTTGCTATTAAAAGGTTCAAATGTGCAAATGACACATTGGTTAATAATGGAAAGACTGttataacaaaacaaaatgttACTGCAGGAGATGCCACAA TTGATTACAGGATTTTGAAGAAACCCCATCATCTGTTCATTGGAAGATGTTTTCCCCACTACGAAGTTTTACACCAGGAACATATCGTTGTAAAGAATGATGGCAGAAGCCATGTCAATGCCAATATCAGA ataaacATCGATGGGCCAGTAAATATAACATGTGTATCAGTTTTAGACGAAATGGAGGAGGAAAATGCATATCCAAGCTATGCAGGAGGTGGAGTTGGACAAAACTACGTGGCGTTCAACGTTAAGACACAGTATGGTCGAGGCTTTCATTTCTTCGTCCAAATTTTCGGCATTTCAACCATATAA